In Hyperolius riggenbachi isolate aHypRig1 chromosome 10, aHypRig1.pri, whole genome shotgun sequence, a genomic segment contains:
- the LOC137535602 gene encoding zinc finger protein 84-like isoform X3, which produces MEEGGMMRTIKEEEEETYVRSDQQSMEEGDMMRTSKEEDNVTEGRTTRSPGIRNPSETRLSVSTDCTTDDDVTGQESPADILVTPNIPPDSPHLSNPEGPHTQHSSPPAGGSYSCSTCGKCFVRKSYLVIHERTHTGEKPYSCSECGKCFGWKSVLVIHKRSHTGEKPYSCAECGKCFGHKTHLVMHERSHTGEKPYSCAECGKGFARKTHLDRHERCHTGEKPYSCAECGKCFARKTHLDRHERCHTGEKPYSCAECGKCFVQKSGLAVHETSHTDEKLFSCAECGKCFPYKSHLVSHERTHTGEKPFSCAECGKCYAHKSQLVVHERSHTGEKPYSCAECGKCFVQKTELVMHERSHTGEKPYSCAECGKCFAHKSHLVMHERSHTGEKPYSCAECGKCFARQSHLVMHERSHTGEKPYSCAECGKCFGEKRSLARHERSHTGENPYSCAECGKCYKYKSDLVSHERSHTGEMPFSCAECGKCFGRKSQLVIHQRSHTGEKPYSCAECGKCFSHKSNLVKHKRSHTGGK; this is translated from the coding sequence cgcggagtcccggcatcaggaacccctcagagactcgtctctctgtatccacagactgtacaacggatgatgatgtcactggacaagagtctcctgcagatatcctggtgaccccaaatattcccccagactctcctcacctgtctaaccctgaggggcctcatacccagcacagctctccccctgctggagggtcttattcctgttccacatgtgggaaatgttttgtacggaaatcCTATCTGgtcatacatgagagaactcacacaggagagaagccctattcatgttctgagtgtgggaagtgttttgGATGGAAATCAGTGCTTGTTATTCATaagagatcccacactggtgagaagccctattcatgtgctgagtgtgggaaatgttttggacataaaACACACCTTGTcatgcatgagagatctcacactggtgagaagccctattcatgtgctgagtgtgggaaaggttttgcaCGGAAAACACATCTTGAcagacatgagagatgtcacactggtgagaagccatattcatgtgctgagtgtgggaaatgttttgcacggaaAACACATCTTGAcagacatgagagatgtcacactggtgagaagccatattcatgtgctgagtgtgggaaatgttttgtacagaaatcagggCTTGCTGTACATGAGACATCTCACACTGATGAGAAGcttttttcatgtgctgagtgtgggaaatgttttccatataaatcacaccttgtcagtcatgagagaactcacactggagagaaaccattttcatgtgctgagtgtgggaaatgttatgcacataaatcacagcttgtcgttcatgaaagatctcacactggagagaagccctattcatgcgctgagtgtgggaaatgttttgtgcagaAAACAGAGCTTGTcatgcatgagagatctcacactggagagaagccatattcatgtgctgagtgtgggaaatgttttgcacataaatcacatcttgtcatgcatgagagatcgcacactggagagaagccatattcatgtgctgagtgtgggaaatgttttgcacggcaatcacatcttgtcatgcatgagagatctcacactggtgagaagccctattcatgtgctgagtgtgggaaatgttttggagagaaaagaAGCCTTgctagacatgagagatctcacactggtgaaaacccctattcatgtgctgagtgtgggaaatgttataaaTATAAATCAGACCTTgttagtcatgagagatctcacactggtgagatgccattttcttgtgctgagtgtgggaaatgttttggaaggaaatcacagcttgtcattcatcagagatctcacactggagagaagccctattcatgtgctgagtgtgggaaatgtttttcacataaatcaaatcttgtcaagcacaagagatctcacactggtggtaAGTAA